From Haloglomus litoreum, the proteins below share one genomic window:
- a CDS encoding ABC transporter ATP-binding protein: protein MSSTHAIETTDLTKRYGSVTALESLSLSVPEGTVYGFLGPNGAGKTTTMRLLTTLSEPTSGTATVAGADVTDRDAVAARIGYLPEEPPLYDELTGREQLTYVAGLRDLPDDRVRDRVAELTDLLDLDALDRRIEGYSSGMRRKLGFIQAVLHEPPVLFLDEPTNGLDPRAARALRNTLDRLADGGTTVFLSTHVLPVVDEHADTVGVLADGRLVAEGPPSELKRRAEGDGTGDRTLEEVFLEVTAEDPAAGEGAGGATDRATTAEAEGRTDG, encoded by the coding sequence ATGTCCTCCACCCACGCCATCGAGACGACCGACCTCACGAAGCGATACGGGTCGGTGACCGCCCTGGAGTCGCTGTCGCTCTCGGTTCCCGAGGGGACGGTGTACGGCTTCCTCGGCCCGAACGGGGCCGGGAAGACGACCACGATGCGCCTGCTGACGACGCTCTCCGAGCCGACCAGCGGGACGGCCACCGTCGCCGGGGCCGACGTAACGGACCGCGACGCCGTCGCCGCGCGCATCGGTTATCTCCCCGAGGAGCCGCCGCTGTACGACGAGCTGACCGGGCGCGAGCAGCTGACCTACGTGGCCGGACTCCGGGACCTCCCCGATGACCGGGTCCGCGACCGGGTGGCCGAGCTGACCGACCTGCTCGACCTCGACGCGCTCGACCGGCGGATCGAGGGCTACTCCAGCGGGATGCGACGGAAGCTGGGGTTCATCCAGGCGGTCCTCCACGAGCCGCCCGTCCTGTTCCTCGACGAGCCGACGAACGGGCTGGACCCGCGGGCCGCCCGGGCGCTCCGGAACACGCTCGACCGGCTCGCCGACGGCGGGACCACGGTGTTCCTTTCGACACACGTCCTCCCCGTGGTCGACGAGCACGCCGACACGGTGGGCGTGCTCGCGGACGGGCGGCTCGTCGCGGAGGGCCCGCCGTCCGAGCTGAAGCGCCGTGCCGAGGGCGACGGGACCGGCGACCGGACCCTCGAGGAGGTGTTCCTCGAGGTGACCGCTGAGGACCCCGCCGCGGGCGAGGGCGCCGGCGGGGCGACGGACCGGGCGACGACTGCAGAGGCCGAGGGCCGCACGGATGGCTGA